In Alistipes sp. ZOR0009, one DNA window encodes the following:
- a CDS encoding transglutaminase-like domain-containing protein, translating into MRIYVTTIALALVAAFANANTADKHQTSNLAIEKQLQLRKSQFKHGIPDLLKSADKKQNTEEYKALSFLAAFMPLSDITMHSGAYVQEQIKVTLEAKKFFSWDSKIPEDIFNHFVLPYRINNEYTDDARKIFFAELKNRIKGMSMYDAALEVNHWCHEKVTYRSTDERTSGPLTAVRTAFGRCGEESTFTVAALRSVGIPARQVYTPRWAHTDDNHAWVEVWIDGKWHFLGACEPEAELDLGWFAAPAKRAMMTHTVVFGQYQGKEESLQKEPLYTRINLLANYTNTRNVFVKVVDANGKPAPKAKVEFMVYNYSEFYPIGTKYTDAKGNSSLETGYGDLIAWASSGELYGYSKISGKSNDTVTVTIAKPNFTQRTESLELIPPKVIPIAPVNSAKAAINNRRLHEEDSIRNSYVATFIDSAAVAKIAVKQQIDIKTLLPFFKQSRGNWREIEAFVGSLTPATKTAGIGLLASLAEKDFHDITAAILTNHLNAIGKAKDNTEMTQKYVWGLRVGKEMITTWRSFLQKNIPANLKKQFAANPSTLVAWIKGNITIDTVTNYYNVPLSPEAVYSYRIADKYSRNLFFVTVCRSLGVAARFEPATLQPQYNDNGVWKNAQFETAKAVAIDRGKLVLTNASADPTFTPKYYSHFTVAKFQKGQFVTLDYEGSPEVEHFPCTLNLEAGFYRVMTGNRQNDGTVLCNISYFTIEKDKSVTVPIELRPFMQDGDVLGKADMEANFTPLAPNSKTRLSDYVSDKGIVVAVIDPDKEPTKHLIEDLKAVKQRLDQWGGYILLIVKSGKLTMSFNTASYSNLPKNIIWGYDASGDIGNAIDLMCGNNGGAQAPQVSVINGKGEIGYYSEGYSISLGETILKNLHAK; encoded by the coding sequence ATGAGAATTTACGTTACCACCATTGCACTTGCCCTTGTTGCAGCATTTGCAAATGCCAACACGGCAGACAAACACCAAACCAGCAACCTAGCTATCGAAAAGCAGCTACAGCTGCGTAAAAGCCAATTTAAGCACGGAATACCTGATCTCCTTAAATCTGCTGACAAAAAGCAGAACACAGAAGAGTATAAAGCCCTTAGCTTCTTAGCCGCCTTTATGCCCCTTAGCGATATAACCATGCACAGCGGAGCATACGTACAGGAGCAAATCAAGGTAACCTTGGAGGCTAAGAAATTTTTCTCGTGGGACAGTAAGATTCCTGAGGACATTTTCAACCACTTTGTTTTGCCATACCGCATAAACAACGAGTATACCGACGATGCCCGCAAAATTTTCTTTGCCGAGTTAAAGAATCGGATTAAAGGCATGAGCATGTACGATGCCGCTCTAGAGGTTAACCACTGGTGCCACGAGAAGGTAACCTACCGTAGCACCGACGAGCGTACCTCAGGTCCTTTAACCGCCGTTCGTACCGCCTTTGGACGCTGCGGAGAAGAGAGCACCTTTACCGTAGCAGCACTTCGTTCGGTAGGTATTCCTGCACGTCAGGTTTACACTCCACGTTGGGCACATACCGACGACAACCACGCCTGGGTAGAGGTTTGGATCGACGGAAAATGGCACTTTCTTGGCGCTTGTGAGCCAGAAGCCGAGCTAGATCTTGGCTGGTTTGCAGCTCCTGCCAAGCGAGCAATGATGACGCACACCGTTGTCTTTGGACAATATCAAGGGAAAGAGGAATCGCTTCAGAAAGAACCTCTCTACACCCGCATCAACCTGTTAGCAAACTACACCAACACTCGTAACGTATTTGTAAAGGTGGTTGACGCTAACGGAAAGCCAGCGCCAAAAGCCAAGGTCGAATTCATGGTCTACAACTACTCCGAATTTTACCCAATCGGAACAAAGTATACGGATGCAAAAGGAAACAGTTCGCTCGAAACAGGCTATGGCGACCTTATTGCATGGGCTTCTAGCGGCGAGCTTTATGGATACAGCAAAATTTCGGGTAAAAGCAACGACACGGTTACCGTAACCATCGCAAAACCAAACTTTACCCAAAGAACTGAATCCTTAGAGTTAATTCCACCTAAAGTTATCCCAATTGCCCCTGTTAACTCCGCCAAGGCTGCCATCAACAACAGGCGCCTGCACGAGGAAGATAGCATCCGTAATAGCTACGTTGCCACATTTATTGATTCCGCCGCTGTTGCTAAAATTGCGGTCAAGCAGCAAATCGATATCAAAACGCTACTTCCCTTCTTCAAGCAAAGCAGAGGAAACTGGCGCGAAATAGAAGCGTTTGTAGGTAGCCTGACTCCCGCAACCAAAACAGCTGGCATCGGTCTACTTGCATCATTAGCAGAAAAAGATTTCCACGACATTACGGCAGCGATCCTTACCAACCATCTAAACGCCATTGGGAAAGCTAAGGATAATACAGAAATGACGCAGAAGTATGTTTGGGGGTTACGAGTTGGGAAGGAAATGATTACCACATGGAGAAGTTTCCTTCAAAAAAACATACCAGCCAACCTTAAAAAACAGTTTGCTGCAAACCCAAGTACGCTGGTAGCCTGGATCAAGGGCAACATCACCATCGATACCGTAACCAACTACTACAATGTTCCTCTAAGTCCCGAGGCCGTTTACAGCTACCGTATTGCCGATAAGTACTCTCGTAACCTATTCTTTGTAACGGTTTGCCGCTCGCTGGGTGTTGCTGCCAGATTCGAGCCAGCAACCCTTCAGCCTCAATACAACGACAATGGAGTATGGAAAAACGCACAGTTCGAGACAGCCAAAGCAGTTGCCATCGATAGAGGTAAGCTCGTTCTTACCAACGCCTCTGCCGACCCAACATTTACGCCTAAATACTACAGCCACTTCACCGTTGCCAAGTTCCAAAAAGGACAGTTTGTAACGCTCGATTACGAAGGATCGCCCGAAGTGGAGCACTTCCCCTGCACGCTTAACCTAGAGGCTGGGTTCTACCGCGTAATGACCGGAAACCGCCAAAATGATGGTACCGTTCTTTGCAACATCAGCTACTTTACCATCGAAAAGGACAAATCGGTAACCGTTCCTATCGAGCTTCGTCCGTTCATGCAGGATGGCGATGTTTTGGGCAAGGCTGATATGGAGGCAAACTTCACTCCGCTTGCGCCCAACAGCAAAACAAGGCTTAGCGATTACGTATCAGACAAGGGCATTGTAGTGGCCGTTATCGACCCCGACAAGGAGCCAACCAAGCACCTAATCGAAGATCTTAAAGCCGTAAAGCAGCGACTAGATCAATGGGGTGGATATATTCTACTGATTGTAAAAAGCGGCAAGCTAACCATGAGCTTCAACACAGCCAGCTACAGCAACCTTCCTAAAAACATCATTTGGGGATACGATGCCTCCGGAGACATCGGCAACGCCATCGACCTAATGTGCGGCAACAACGGAGGTGCACAAGCTCCTCAGGTTTCTGTCATCAACGGAAAGGGAGAAATCGGCTACTACTCCGAAGGGTATAGCATTAGCCTAGGCGAAACGATTCTCAAAAATCTTCACGCAAAGTAG
- a CDS encoding UvrD-helicase domain-containing protein, which yields MPTLVVYNASAGSGKTYTLAREYILQIIRRPMEYRSILAVTFTNKATEEMKTRIIGELYTLAKHQTGNGKEPNYLAFLVEELQKEFGNPAYEQAAAEISARAQRVLTAILHDYSNFAISTIDKFFQKVVRNFVRELNIQPGYVLELDGERVLSLAVDKVLEGLHEDEQLQRWLFELVEERLNEGESWELSGILNELGKQLMREEFRMQDASFYEKINDKSFLDGYFKRLQERSRAAEKRYIDGGKRAMEFFSANGIDFSDIPGGKTGFASLFEKAREGKFPDGYAKAAAACNNLEDWLHAKKPRMTEAVYSTLNPILCELVHYLDTERNTFEVAIKNFRTLGVLADIDRQVRELAAEDNLLLISDTSYIVSKLIEGTDAPFIYEKMGNRFTSYLIDEFQDTSSQQYGNFRPLLENSIAQGGYAMVVGDVKQNIYRWRGGDWLTLGRRVFEDFDAQKISLDTNFRSKRNVVEFNNALFPVLAQSLEGRYAESGLTTQTISTIYEDVAQQVPSSPSKEGGFVRLERMEATEEETSDELYQRVMHTLVAQIVELQDERGFHPSDIAVLVRRQKEGQMVAEALLEARNASHPEGQHRFNFISQGALYLSSSAAINLIVAVLRLSITPTDSISAALVSYIEKIEQGRPVEHGYFEAETSQRILDLIGRIENLPLPEAVEAIIAEYHLNTIIDELPFIGGFCDAVLGFATQKISDVSSFVEWWDERGCNTELYLPNQEEAITILTVHKSKGLQYKVVLMPFASWEYEPSSGLRKSTLWVDGSPLEMEGDYLDVIPVDYSKALLKSDFAGAGYTEQLQSYIDNINLAYVALTRAEQELYIYIPKGKRAGDNIGEQLFAAALTLPAVQVEEREDGQPAIVATFGEKGHGQPKAEEAGNVIPLTSFKIGKPLSKIKQNYAISLAQESGNLKKGLLMHRLFSLVGTLDDLPSAIDTLIDEGLMMETERQEILNEVKSKTENPVVAGWFNPQFEVINEGDIILPGEEYRVRRPDRVMRSANHTVVVDFKFGEIEDETHRYQVFGYINTLKKMGYPNVRGYLWYFDHNNVVELR from the coding sequence ATGCCAACGTTAGTAGTTTACAACGCCTCAGCGGGTTCTGGAAAGACCTACACCCTTGCCCGCGAGTATATTTTGCAGATAATTCGTCGCCCGATGGAGTACCGCTCGATTTTGGCGGTAACCTTTACCAACAAGGCCACCGAGGAGATGAAAACGCGCATTATTGGCGAGCTCTACACGCTGGCTAAGCACCAAACGGGCAACGGAAAGGAGCCCAACTACCTCGCCTTTCTGGTAGAGGAGCTCCAAAAGGAGTTCGGCAACCCTGCCTACGAGCAGGCGGCAGCCGAAATATCGGCAAGGGCGCAGCGCGTGCTCACGGCCATCCTCCACGACTACTCCAACTTCGCCATCTCCACCATTGACAAGTTCTTTCAGAAGGTGGTGCGCAACTTTGTTCGCGAGCTGAACATCCAACCGGGCTACGTGCTCGAACTCGATGGCGAGCGGGTGCTATCGTTGGCCGTTGATAAGGTGCTGGAGGGGCTGCACGAGGACGAGCAGCTGCAGCGCTGGCTTTTTGAGCTGGTGGAAGAGCGCCTCAACGAGGGCGAGAGCTGGGAGCTGTCGGGCATCCTCAACGAGCTGGGAAAGCAGCTCATGCGCGAGGAGTTTCGGATGCAGGATGCCTCGTTCTACGAAAAGATAAACGACAAATCGTTCCTCGACGGATACTTTAAGCGGCTGCAGGAGCGCAGCCGTGCCGCCGAAAAACGCTATATCGATGGTGGGAAGCGCGCCATGGAGTTCTTTAGTGCCAACGGGATCGACTTTAGCGACATCCCCGGAGGGAAAACCGGCTTTGCCTCGCTATTCGAAAAGGCCAGAGAGGGCAAATTCCCCGATGGATACGCCAAGGCTGCGGCGGCCTGCAACAACCTAGAGGATTGGCTGCACGCCAAAAAGCCGCGCATGACCGAGGCGGTGTACAGCACCCTTAACCCAATACTCTGCGAGCTGGTGCACTACCTCGACACCGAACGAAACACCTTTGAGGTGGCCATTAAGAACTTCCGAACGCTGGGCGTGCTGGCCGACATCGATCGGCAGGTGCGCGAGCTGGCCGCCGAAGACAACCTGCTGCTCATTTCGGACACCAGCTACATCGTGAGCAAGCTCATAGAGGGCACCGATGCCCCATTCATATACGAGAAGATGGGAAACCGCTTCACCTCGTACCTAATCGATGAGTTTCAGGACACCTCCTCGCAGCAGTACGGCAACTTTAGGCCGCTGCTCGAGAATAGCATTGCCCAAGGTGGCTACGCCATGGTGGTGGGCGACGTTAAGCAGAACATCTACCGCTGGCGCGGGGGCGATTGGCTCACCCTTGGCCGACGGGTATTCGAAGATTTCGATGCGCAGAAGATTTCGCTCGATACCAATTTCCGAAGCAAGCGCAACGTGGTGGAGTTTAACAACGCCCTATTCCCGGTGCTTGCCCAAAGCCTCGAGGGCAGGTATGCCGAATCGGGGTTGACAACCCAAACCATATCAACCATCTACGAAGATGTGGCGCAGCAGGTTCCCAGCTCGCCCAGCAAGGAGGGCGGGTTTGTTCGGCTGGAGCGAATGGAGGCTACCGAAGAGGAGACCTCCGACGAGCTCTACCAGCGCGTGATGCACACCCTGGTGGCGCAGATCGTGGAGTTGCAGGACGAGCGTGGCTTTCATCCTTCGGACATTGCCGTGCTGGTGCGCCGCCAAAAGGAGGGGCAAATGGTGGCCGAGGCGCTGCTCGAGGCTCGTAACGCCAGCCATCCCGAGGGGCAGCACCGGTTCAACTTCATCTCGCAGGGGGCTTTGTACCTTTCGTCTTCAGCAGCCATAAATCTTATTGTGGCGGTGCTACGCTTGTCCATCACCCCAACCGATTCCATCAGCGCAGCGCTGGTTTCGTATATCGAAAAGATTGAACAGGGCAGGCCTGTTGAGCATGGCTACTTCGAGGCTGAGACCTCGCAGCGCATCCTCGACCTTATTGGCCGTATAGAAAACCTTCCGCTGCCCGAGGCGGTGGAGGCCATCATTGCCGAATACCATTTGAATACCATTATAGATGAACTGCCCTTTATTGGCGGCTTCTGCGATGCCGTTTTGGGTTTTGCCACCCAAAAGATTTCGGATGTCTCCTCGTTTGTGGAGTGGTGGGACGAGCGCGGATGCAATACCGAACTTTACCTGCCCAACCAGGAGGAGGCTATCACCATTCTGACTGTACATAAGTCGAAGGGGCTGCAGTATAAGGTTGTGCTGATGCCCTTTGCCTCGTGGGAGTACGAGCCTTCGTCGGGGTTGCGTAAGTCGACCCTGTGGGTGGACGGATCGCCGCTCGAAATGGAGGGCGACTACCTCGATGTTATCCCAGTAGACTACAGCAAGGCGCTGCTGAAAAGCGATTTTGCGGGTGCGGGATATACCGAGCAGCTGCAAAGCTACATCGACAACATCAACCTAGCCTACGTGGCGCTTACCCGAGCCGAGCAGGAGCTCTACATCTACATCCCAAAGGGTAAAAGAGCGGGCGACAACATTGGTGAGCAGCTTTTTGCGGCCGCACTTACGCTTCCTGCCGTGCAGGTAGAGGAGCGCGAGGATGGCCAACCCGCCATCGTTGCTACCTTTGGCGAAAAGGGGCATGGACAGCCGAAAGCCGAGGAGGCAGGGAATGTTATTCCGCTTACCTCCTTCAAGATTGGCAAGCCGCTATCTAAGATCAAGCAAAACTACGCCATATCGTTGGCACAGGAGAGCGGGAACCTAAAGAAGGGGCTGCTGATGCACCGCCTATTTTCGCTGGTGGGCACCCTCGACGACCTTCCATCGGCCATCGATACACTGATAGACGAAGGGCTGATGATGGAGACCGAGCGGCAGGAGATTCTAAACGAGGTAAAATCCAAAACAGAAAACCCGGTGGTGGCCGGATGGTTCAATCCTCAGTTTGAGGTGATAAACGAAGGCGATATCATCCTACCCGGGGAGGAGTACCGCGTCCGCCGTCCCGATAGGGTGATGCGATCGGCCAATCATACCGTTGTGGTGGACTTTAAGTTTGGCGAGATAGAGGACGAGACGCACCGCTACCAGGTATTTGGCTACATCAACACCCTAAAGAAGATGGGGTACCCCAACGTACGCGG
- a CDS encoding copper homeostasis protein CutC produces the protein MKLEVCANSVQSALNAQQAGAYRVELCESLSLGGTTPSYGTLALARKILNIKLNVLIRPRAGEFLYSDIEFETIKEDISMAKQLGADGVVCGILLSNGRVDVARTKELVELACPMSFTFHRAFDYTPDPLEALEDVIATGADRILTSGLKPKAIEAVSLLTQLVKQSNGRIIIMPGSGVNASNLPELAKCGAQEFHLSGQHTYESKMEYRNSDVPLCSPPPHDYLIYETSVKNIELAIEAVKEL, from the coding sequence ATGAAGCTAGAAGTTTGCGCCAATTCAGTACAAAGCGCCCTCAACGCGCAGCAGGCCGGAGCCTACAGGGTCGAACTATGCGAAAGCCTTTCTCTCGGCGGCACAACCCCCTCATACGGAACCCTCGCGCTTGCCCGCAAGATACTAAACATTAAGCTAAACGTACTAATTCGTCCACGTGCTGGCGAATTCCTGTACTCCGACATCGAGTTCGAAACCATCAAGGAAGACATCAGCATGGCCAAGCAGCTAGGCGCCGATGGCGTGGTTTGCGGTATCCTCCTAAGCAACGGCAGGGTTGACGTAGCTCGTACCAAAGAACTCGTGGAATTGGCTTGTCCCATGTCATTCACCTTCCACCGCGCCTTCGACTACACCCCAGATCCCTTAGAAGCATTGGAAGATGTCATCGCAACCGGAGCCGACCGCATCCTAACCTCCGGATTAAAGCCAAAGGCCATCGAGGCGGTTAGCCTGCTTACCCAGCTGGTAAAGCAAAGCAACGGCCGCATCATTATAATGCCAGGTAGTGGTGTAAATGCCAGCAACCTACCCGAGCTAGCCAAGTGTGGTGCCCAAGAGTTCCACCTCAGCGGCCAGCACACCTACGAAAGTAAAATGGAGTACCGCAACAGCGACGTACCACTCTGCTCTCCGCCACCTCACGACTACCTAATCTACGAAACCAGCGTAAAGAATATCGAGCTGGCGATCGAGGCCGTAAAAGAGCTTTAA
- a CDS encoding DEAD/DEAH box helicase, protein MSFSSLGLSESLLKVIQQQNYTKPFPIQAQAIPVALQGRDVLGIAQTGSGKTMSFVLPILELLRKASPSRNRHVGALVLVPTRELAIQVEEVVRLFSAALSERIKSLAVYGGVSINPQMIKMQGVEILVATPGRLLDLVSSNAVSLSEVRMLVLDEADKMLNLGFRDEMADIFKLLPEKRQNLLFSATLSKEVLNLNEILLYDPVVVKVEAQEQNLDNITQLAYYVTPERKGPLLRYLIDQENMEQVLIFVSETMRADAVVVKLRQNGIKAVALHGKLSQGARTRALADFKEGRITALVATDLASRGIDIEYLPYVINYELPRSPKDYIHRIGRTGRAEAPGTAISLVCEEDRHHFKVIQKKMGRWVNFTYTDDINLQGF, encoded by the coding sequence ATGTCGTTTTCATCCCTCGGACTTTCAGAATCGCTGCTTAAGGTTATTCAGCAGCAGAACTATACCAAGCCTTTTCCCATACAGGCGCAGGCTATTCCTGTAGCGCTGCAGGGGCGAGACGTGCTTGGCATTGCACAAACGGGTTCGGGGAAAACCATGAGCTTTGTGCTGCCCATTTTGGAGCTTCTTAGAAAGGCATCGCCCTCGAGGAACCGCCATGTAGGGGCATTGGTGCTTGTGCCAACGCGCGAGCTCGCTATTCAGGTGGAGGAGGTGGTTCGCCTTTTTAGCGCGGCGCTTTCCGAACGGATTAAGAGCCTTGCCGTTTACGGGGGTGTCTCCATAAACCCCCAAATGATAAAGATGCAGGGGGTGGAGATTCTGGTTGCCACGCCTGGCCGTCTGCTGGATCTGGTAAGCTCCAACGCCGTAAGCCTTTCGGAGGTGCGAATGCTGGTGCTCGACGAGGCCGATAAGATGCTGAATCTTGGCTTTCGCGACGAGATGGCCGACATCTTTAAGCTGCTTCCCGAAAAACGGCAAAACCTGCTCTTCTCGGCGACCTTAAGCAAGGAGGTGCTAAACCTCAACGAAATATTGCTGTACGACCCCGTTGTGGTAAAGGTGGAGGCTCAAGAGCAGAACCTCGACAACATCACCCAGCTGGCCTACTACGTTACCCCCGAGCGAAAGGGCCCGCTTTTGCGCTACCTGATCGATCAGGAGAACATGGAGCAGGTGCTCATCTTCGTTTCGGAAACCATGCGCGCCGATGCCGTGGTGGTAAAGCTGCGCCAGAACGGGATTAAGGCCGTCGCGCTGCACGGAAAGCTGAGTCAGGGTGCACGAACCCGAGCTTTGGCCGACTTTAAGGAGGGGCGCATCACCGCCTTGGTGGCTACCGACCTTGCCTCGCGCGGTATCGACATCGAGTATCTTCCCTACGTGATCAACTACGAGCTTCCCCGATCGCCAAAGGACTACATCCACCGTATTGGACGAACCGGACGCGCCGAGGCTCCCGGAACGGCCATATCGTTGGTGTGCGAGGAGGATAGGCATCACTTTAAGGTTATCCAAAAGAAGATGGGCCGATGGGTTAACTTTACCTATACCGACGATATCAACCTACAGGGATTTTAG